The Terracoccus luteus genome includes a region encoding these proteins:
- a CDS encoding serine/threonine-protein kinase → MCARQREPIDKRNRYADHSEAGDSSLIITGSSGRTWKVDPTSIKRGGFGDVYHASASDNGAPVAVKRVALPGAADNLDLKRRQREFDIGELLQFAAANGAEVEHLLVPLDTAEFNNELFLVMPRADGNLDELRGEYSDLISKIHVLIQVVEGLVELSGLGILHRDLKPSNVLRVGGVWKVADFGMSRNLEESTASHSFMGAGTRPYMAPEIWTGQRATVKTDLYALGVLTYELLEGQRPFVVQRGDDWPRVHREKEPSPLPLGNPTLQRLTLRLLNKDPAKRPRNAQDVLDILRSNVSATSTSVAVTHLAQKAADREVQMHRSVAVQNRLQGLEARLQAAARESFEDLKELAFRAADELRSQIPDAVAVVDDDEITLNAPTASLRMTVSPAHHVATTSKPTLWQGFVFHGHRMVGLLFCVIDQQRRSTWQLVHYEVPQRHQEGPDSFAPWTEETALTYGIRPHMAPRWIPPSPGKKMQSTLSTEVLLEILAKTSKDEEGSLLTDIRRLAQARNRETDEWRRFLDRFEGEE, encoded by the coding sequence GTGTGCGCGCGTCAGCGTGAGCCCATCGACAAAAGAAATCGGTACGCGGACCATTCAGAGGCCGGAGATAGCTCCTTGATCATAACAGGCAGTAGCGGACGAACTTGGAAAGTAGATCCTACGTCAATTAAGAGGGGCGGTTTCGGGGATGTCTACCATGCGAGTGCTTCTGATAACGGGGCTCCCGTTGCCGTGAAGCGGGTCGCACTTCCGGGAGCTGCCGACAATCTCGATTTGAAGCGTCGACAGAGAGAGTTTGACATAGGAGAGTTGCTCCAATTCGCTGCGGCAAACGGAGCGGAAGTTGAGCACCTCTTGGTTCCACTCGATACGGCAGAATTCAACAACGAATTGTTTCTTGTAATGCCCCGAGCCGACGGCAATCTGGACGAACTCCGGGGCGAGTATTCAGACCTCATCTCGAAGATCCACGTGCTGATTCAGGTCGTCGAGGGCTTAGTGGAGTTGTCTGGCCTCGGCATTTTACACCGAGACCTGAAGCCATCGAACGTGCTCCGCGTGGGAGGGGTCTGGAAAGTGGCGGACTTCGGGATGTCCCGTAACCTTGAGGAAAGCACTGCCAGTCACTCCTTTATGGGAGCCGGGACGCGGCCGTACATGGCACCCGAGATCTGGACCGGTCAGCGGGCAACCGTAAAGACGGACTTGTATGCGTTGGGGGTCTTGACCTACGAGTTGCTCGAGGGGCAGCGCCCGTTCGTGGTGCAAAGAGGGGACGACTGGCCACGAGTTCATCGCGAAAAGGAGCCGTCTCCCCTGCCGTTGGGTAATCCGACACTTCAACGTCTCACGCTCCGTCTGCTCAATAAGGATCCCGCCAAACGGCCACGCAACGCTCAGGACGTCCTCGACATCCTCAGGAGCAATGTCTCGGCGACATCCACGTCGGTCGCCGTCACACATCTTGCCCAGAAGGCTGCTGACCGGGAAGTCCAGATGCATCGCTCAGTGGCGGTTCAGAATAGGCTACAGGGACTTGAGGCGCGCCTACAGGCCGCTGCCCGCGAATCCTTCGAGGATCTAAAGGAACTGGCTTTTCGAGCTGCAGACGAACTGCGGAGTCAGATACCAGATGCCGTTGCGGTAGTGGACGATGACGAAATCACACTGAATGCGCCGACCGCCAGCCTAAGAATGACCGTCAGCCCCGCCCACCATGTTGCCACGACCTCCAAGCCGACATTATGGCAGGGCTTCGTGTTTCACGGGCACAGAATGGTTGGACTCCTGTTTTGTGTAATCGACCAGCAGCGCCGCTCAACTTGGCAGCTTGTGCATTATGAGGTCCCGCAACGCCACCAGGAAGGTCCCGACTCATTTGCGCCATGGACAGAGGAGACGGCGCTCACCTATGGGATCCGGCCCCACATGGCTCCGCGGTGGATTCCGCCGAGCCCTGGCAAGAAGATGCAGAGCACTTTGAGCACTGAGGTCCTGCTCGAAATACTGGCCAAAACATCGAAGGACGAAGAGGGTTCGCTCTTGACAGATATACGCCGGCTGGCACAGGCTCGAAATCGAGAGACGGATGAATGGCGTCGATTCCTTGATCGCTTCGAGGGTGAGGAGTAG
- a CDS encoding NUDIX hydrolase, producing MGDPVETDAWQVLGERSIYESKWVTLGKAEVVLPSGQHFEHHTVTMPEAAMAVVLDDARDHVLLSWRHRFVSDVWNYELPGGLVEAGEDPAATVAREIVEETGHQATSIRHLVSFEPMVGMLRSRHHLFLATGADRVGEPSERDEGHFEWIPVTAVPRLIDEGKILNSGTLIGLLHLLAFAPRADRE from the coding sequence ATGGGCGACCCGGTCGAGACGGATGCATGGCAGGTCCTCGGGGAACGGTCGATCTATGAGAGCAAGTGGGTCACGCTTGGCAAGGCCGAGGTGGTGCTGCCGTCCGGGCAACACTTCGAGCACCACACGGTGACCATGCCGGAGGCGGCGATGGCGGTCGTCCTCGATGACGCCCGGGACCACGTGCTGCTCAGCTGGCGACACCGGTTCGTGTCCGACGTCTGGAACTACGAGCTGCCCGGTGGTCTCGTCGAGGCGGGCGAGGATCCCGCGGCGACGGTGGCGCGGGAGATCGTCGAGGAGACCGGCCACCAGGCCACGTCGATCCGCCACCTGGTGAGCTTTGAGCCTATGGTTGGCATGCTGCGGAGCAGGCACCACCTGTTCCTCGCGACGGGAGCCGACCGGGTGGGCGAGCCCAGCGAGCGCGATGAGGGGCACTTCGAGTGGATCCCCGTGACCGCCGTACCCCGGCTCATCGACGAAGGAAAGATCCTCAACTCAGGGACACTGATCGGCCTGCTGCACCTGCTCGCTTTCGCACCGCGCGCGGATCGCGAGTAG
- the mobF gene encoding MobF family relaxase, with the protein MSIRRMTLGSGYRYLMASVARGDADGRTASPLTDYYTQVGTPRGRFLGRGLAGLDGGSGIAPGSVVTEEQLWRMLGMLQDPATGVPLGRSPGISRTAYVDALGRARKTPKTVAGFDLTFSAPKSVSVAWALADEPTRARIRAAHQAALEFVIGHAEERVFATRTGRGGVVSDDVRGVVAAAFEHWDSRAGDPQLHTHVVVLNRVQAVSDGGWRTLDSKAMFRAAVGLSELYNGVLSDLVTADLGYGWAPEARRHSGVEKWEVTGVGKALRAEFSQRSTEIEVAKDVLVEQFVASHGRQPTVREVLQLRQQATLATRPDKHLRPLSEMVGGWRKRAEPHVGASTEVQQAWVASLADRNDLPRLRPSDLAEEILADAARVALENVAAKRATFTRANILAEVLRQVAGVRFITPDERVATAEHVADIALTRAVRRTPNDAGLELLPDGLLRPDGTSRFRPRDSIKYTSREVIDAEQRLLDAGRSVGSPAVDEHSAAVAAAQPLPGRDHPLSAEQADAVCRVAGSGRSLDVLVGPAGTGKSTTMAGVRAVWEATFGPGSVVGLAPSAAAAEVLADAVGVQTENTAKWLTEHARLPERQARLDRLRARLDRASPSLRTRAMALEARRASDDINRWRLRPGQLVIIDEASMVGTLEVDQIATAANAAGAKVLLVGDWAQLSPVQAGGAFKLLATDRDDAPQLHDVRRFRKEWERDASLKLRTGRPAAADEYDKHGRVIGGDRDAVLDALFTAWQADVTARRTSLMIAADAQTVTDLNTRARAHRVTTGDVSEEGITVRAGTTIGEGDHIVTRLNQRDIVTGEARNGASAQVGEWVKNGDQWIVTETFTDGSIRARRPVGGRAVTLPADYVCEHVELGYATTAHRAQGRTVDTAHAYVTATTTREPLYVMATRGRESNRLYVDTMHDPDVATAHDDIEPMQPVQVLKAVLARPGSDTSATATRVAEAAAVASPSRLAAEGAAVLEARREDRYLDILRTAGVTEAEIDHAKKTDTLRPLIARMHHAERFGIDLDDVAVRDRWKRNVSASSADLLSHWNGALVGEMGRRRNIRDSWPQVEPPESMRPAGPTMKW; encoded by the coding sequence ATGTCGATCCGCCGGATGACGCTGGGCTCCGGCTACCGGTACCTCATGGCCTCGGTCGCTCGCGGCGACGCCGATGGCCGGACTGCGTCGCCGCTGACCGACTACTACACGCAGGTGGGCACCCCTCGCGGCCGGTTCCTCGGCCGCGGCTTGGCCGGCTTGGACGGTGGAAGCGGCATCGCTCCCGGCTCGGTCGTGACCGAGGAGCAGCTGTGGCGAATGCTTGGAATGCTGCAGGACCCGGCCACCGGCGTTCCGCTGGGACGGTCCCCGGGCATCAGCCGGACGGCCTACGTCGACGCTCTGGGCCGGGCGCGGAAGACGCCCAAGACGGTGGCCGGGTTCGACCTGACCTTCTCCGCGCCGAAGTCGGTGTCGGTGGCATGGGCTCTCGCCGACGAGCCGACCCGGGCCCGGATCCGCGCGGCGCACCAGGCGGCGTTGGAGTTCGTGATCGGGCACGCGGAGGAGCGGGTGTTTGCAACGCGCACCGGACGCGGCGGGGTCGTCTCGGACGACGTCCGCGGGGTGGTCGCTGCCGCGTTCGAGCACTGGGACTCCCGCGCCGGGGACCCGCAACTGCACACCCATGTCGTCGTGCTCAACCGAGTGCAGGCGGTGTCCGACGGCGGCTGGCGCACCCTCGACAGTAAAGCGATGTTCCGGGCCGCGGTCGGACTGTCTGAGCTGTACAACGGCGTCCTGTCCGACCTGGTCACGGCCGACCTCGGGTATGGGTGGGCGCCGGAGGCCCGGCGGCATTCCGGGGTGGAGAAGTGGGAGGTCACCGGGGTCGGGAAGGCGTTGCGAGCGGAGTTCTCTCAGCGCAGCACGGAGATCGAGGTCGCCAAGGATGTCCTCGTCGAGCAGTTCGTGGCATCGCACGGTCGGCAGCCGACCGTCCGGGAGGTGCTCCAACTGCGGCAGCAGGCCACCCTCGCCACTCGACCCGACAAGCACCTACGGCCGCTGTCGGAGATGGTCGGCGGTTGGCGTAAGCGCGCCGAGCCGCACGTCGGCGCATCCACAGAGGTGCAGCAGGCGTGGGTCGCGAGCCTCGCCGACCGTAACGACCTTCCGCGGTTGCGGCCCTCGGATCTGGCGGAGGAGATCCTCGCCGACGCCGCGCGTGTCGCCCTCGAGAACGTGGCAGCCAAGCGAGCTACTTTCACGCGCGCCAACATCCTCGCGGAGGTCCTTCGGCAGGTCGCCGGCGTTCGCTTCATTACTCCCGACGAGCGCGTCGCGACCGCAGAGCACGTCGCCGACATCGCGCTCACCCGTGCCGTCCGCCGTACCCCAAACGACGCGGGACTCGAGCTGCTTCCGGATGGACTGCTCCGACCGGACGGCACGTCGCGGTTCCGTCCTCGAGACTCGATCAAGTACACCAGCCGTGAGGTCATCGACGCCGAGCAGCGTCTCCTCGACGCCGGTCGCTCGGTCGGTTCACCCGCCGTGGATGAGCATTCCGCGGCCGTAGCGGCGGCACAGCCGCTGCCGGGCCGTGACCATCCGCTGTCCGCGGAGCAGGCCGATGCCGTATGCCGTGTGGCTGGTTCCGGACGGAGCCTAGACGTGCTCGTCGGGCCGGCTGGGACGGGCAAGTCCACGACGATGGCCGGAGTCCGCGCGGTCTGGGAAGCGACGTTCGGGCCGGGAAGCGTGGTCGGGCTCGCGCCGTCCGCGGCGGCTGCCGAGGTCCTCGCCGACGCCGTCGGGGTGCAGACGGAGAACACGGCCAAGTGGCTCACCGAGCATGCCCGACTGCCCGAACGACAAGCGCGTCTCGACCGGCTGCGCGCCCGGCTGGACCGTGCCAGCCCCTCTTTGCGCACGCGTGCCATGGCTCTTGAGGCGCGTCGTGCCTCCGACGACATCAATCGCTGGCGGCTGCGTCCCGGGCAGCTGGTCATCATCGATGAAGCGAGCATGGTCGGAACCCTCGAGGTCGACCAGATCGCTACCGCGGCCAATGCGGCGGGTGCCAAGGTGCTGCTCGTCGGGGACTGGGCCCAACTGTCACCGGTGCAGGCCGGGGGAGCGTTCAAGCTGCTCGCGACCGACCGCGATGACGCGCCGCAGCTGCACGACGTGCGCCGCTTCCGAAAAGAATGGGAGCGCGACGCCTCCCTGAAGCTGCGCACCGGGCGCCCCGCAGCCGCGGACGAGTACGACAAGCACGGCCGCGTCATAGGCGGCGACCGAGATGCCGTCCTCGACGCGCTATTCACCGCATGGCAAGCCGACGTCACCGCAAGGCGCACCTCCCTCATGATCGCGGCCGACGCCCAGACCGTCACCGACCTCAACACGCGTGCCCGCGCACACCGCGTCACCACCGGCGACGTCTCTGAGGAGGGCATCACGGTCAGGGCCGGCACCACCATCGGCGAGGGCGATCACATCGTCACGCGGCTGAACCAACGCGACATCGTCACCGGCGAAGCTCGGAATGGCGCCTCCGCCCAGGTAGGGGAGTGGGTCAAGAACGGCGATCAGTGGATCGTCACCGAGACCTTCACCGATGGATCCATCCGGGCCCGCAGGCCGGTGGGCGGGCGCGCCGTGACGCTTCCCGCGGACTATGTGTGTGAGCATGTCGAGCTGGGCTACGCCACCACTGCTCACCGTGCCCAAGGCCGAACCGTCGACACCGCCCACGCATACGTGACGGCGACCACGACCCGGGAGCCGCTGTACGTCATGGCCACCAGGGGACGGGAGTCGAACCGGCTCTACGTCGACACGATGCACGACCCGGACGTTGCGACCGCGCACGACGACATCGAGCCCATGCAACCCGTCCAGGTGCTCAAGGCGGTCCTAGCGAGGCCCGGATCGGACACTTCAGCGACCGCGACGCGCGTCGCTGAAGCCGCTGCCGTGGCTAGTCCGAGCAGACTGGCCGCCGAAGGTGCCGCAGTCCTCGAGGCTCGTCGCGAAGACCGCTACCTCGACATTCTCAGGACCGCCGGGGTGACAGAGGCCGAGATCGACCACGCGAAGAAGACCGACACTCTGCGACCCCTGATCGCTCGCATGCACCACGCCGAACGCTTCGGGATAGATCTCGACGACGTGGCTGTCCGCGACCGCTGGAAACGCAATGTGAGCGCGAGCAGTGCCGATCTCCTCAGTCATTGGAATGGTGCACTCGTTGGCGAAATGGGCCGCCGGCGCAACATTCGGGACTCATGGCCGCAGGTCGAGCCCCCGGAATCAATGCGGCCTGCTGGCCCCACGATGAAGTGGTAA
- a CDS encoding ATP-binding protein, with the protein MSTASPEPKPEDPALRALVEAWTDRPPEEMAAFTRGLQSAAPEPEGLLGAETSALERVRVLAAVSGAIHPRDLVPEQWDPAQRSELLAAVAAEFDRAVVRGRMLWTQRSLPRRLTLESLRDSTGDALRDAVAEAQSIATDGAGEVLRGLLSRLFDASHQPGWPMLSGEAPLPSDLVANASAADVAQALLWASSLVDVGTGLAWSASRAHVASIRSSYEGLLAHGVVGREDIQAVLERFVDMPIELNGPMQLLTVVGPGGTGKSTLLGELVFRRQVSSPPSASEPAIIVMDLDRVAFRPNTEAELGYEVTRQLAFAWPELAQSLSDAREAETRARLGRREIATGSSPDIENSIRSYSSFEARVRTVIDGSARANQPVILVLDTFEEWQRARPYVGPRSSWNDPEPVMADWLSRLHYGMGLRGLRAIVSGRAAFSAMPGRALELGDLEAPAAAELLVRLGVAEAVAPRLAQLVGGNPLSLHVAARFFGKLGLRHREEFLSSEGIDAALNEELRRALLYDRFLKHIPDQRVRRLAHPGLALRRVTPGLVREVLAEPCGFKNLTEGDAEALVDSLADEVWLVRRAPDGSLHHQPEVRRTMLSQMAQDPRQRDKIRAIHERAAAWYNPRPSLSDETTPDAIEAFYHRMMLETGDPPVVQGAWQAEAAKKRQHDERFVRELGESVREMAPKVEAQLRLLRGDEITRYQASLLPADLWHEHVRTQGAALLQVGDAAGAVELFRSREWDRYQGGPTWLAQAYCEAARWNEYAAETAGMSLRWERYDCVNRLVSENATLRDEMSTTRSFGGSDREGAFTMTFMAALARAATGKSLHELHEPLFDISIPPQPQFPVDQLRQYLVHRLTGAPLGSRPNSAIVVADIAGLFVPDPQVMRGFMPLLPDASEELLRIADELEGLAERGRRTSSGDGRAPRTHDLLGNYSSDVAERLRGKSRLFDSQLNANALRALRGDNPELRPAIRYELFRVRPNNGWLKTLGELAIEVLPIPPVDLQPDSLPLMTDPTARTWLVTLVDYVDRSRCTHEFLREVQQRHPQPAQLDTIVNAFSNWSDAHSALLLRPELRGLAK; encoded by the coding sequence ATGAGCACCGCGTCGCCGGAGCCGAAGCCCGAAGATCCGGCCCTGCGTGCCCTCGTGGAGGCGTGGACGGATCGCCCGCCGGAGGAGATGGCGGCCTTTACCCGTGGGCTACAGAGCGCAGCACCCGAACCAGAGGGACTCCTGGGTGCCGAGACCTCAGCCCTGGAACGAGTCCGTGTCCTTGCTGCGGTGAGCGGTGCGATCCATCCAAGGGACCTCGTGCCTGAACAGTGGGACCCGGCGCAGCGCAGCGAGTTGCTGGCAGCAGTCGCGGCAGAATTCGACCGCGCGGTCGTGCGCGGACGCATGCTTTGGACTCAGAGGTCCCTCCCGCGGCGACTAACGCTTGAGAGTCTGCGCGACAGCACAGGAGACGCGCTGAGAGACGCAGTCGCTGAGGCACAAAGCATCGCCACCGACGGTGCCGGAGAAGTACTTCGAGGGCTACTGTCGCGTCTGTTCGACGCCAGCCATCAGCCCGGTTGGCCGATGCTGTCGGGGGAAGCGCCACTGCCCTCCGATCTTGTAGCAAATGCCTCGGCTGCTGACGTCGCCCAGGCTCTCCTCTGGGCGTCTTCGCTGGTTGACGTCGGTACCGGACTGGCGTGGTCTGCAAGCCGAGCGCACGTCGCATCGATCCGATCCAGCTACGAGGGTCTCCTCGCCCACGGTGTTGTCGGAAGGGAAGATATTCAAGCGGTCCTCGAGCGGTTCGTTGACATGCCCATCGAGCTCAACGGTCCGATGCAGTTGCTCACTGTTGTGGGCCCCGGGGGAACGGGCAAGTCGACCCTGCTCGGAGAGCTCGTTTTTCGGCGCCAAGTCAGTTCGCCCCCATCGGCATCAGAGCCGGCCATTATTGTCATGGATCTCGACCGCGTCGCATTCCGGCCAAACACCGAGGCTGAGCTCGGATATGAGGTGACGCGTCAGCTTGCGTTCGCGTGGCCCGAGCTTGCTCAGTCACTGAGCGATGCGCGTGAGGCCGAGACCAGGGCTCGCTTGGGCCGCCGGGAAATCGCGACGGGTTCGAGCCCAGACATTGAGAACTCCATCCGCAGCTATTCGTCGTTCGAAGCGCGCGTGCGCACGGTCATTGACGGTTCGGCTAGGGCCAACCAGCCGGTCATCCTCGTGCTAGACACTTTCGAGGAGTGGCAGCGCGCCCGGCCGTATGTCGGGCCTCGGTCTAGCTGGAACGATCCCGAGCCGGTCATGGCCGACTGGCTCTCACGCCTGCACTACGGGATGGGTCTGCGCGGACTACGGGCCATCGTCTCCGGCCGAGCGGCGTTCTCTGCCATGCCCGGTCGTGCCTTGGAGCTCGGCGACCTCGAGGCGCCTGCTGCTGCCGAACTGTTGGTCCGACTCGGGGTCGCCGAGGCTGTGGCGCCACGGCTGGCGCAGCTCGTAGGCGGCAATCCTTTGAGCCTTCACGTCGCTGCCCGTTTCTTCGGAAAGCTTGGCCTGCGTCACCGAGAAGAGTTCCTCTCAAGCGAAGGCATCGATGCGGCACTGAATGAGGAACTTCGACGAGCGCTTCTCTACGACCGCTTCCTCAAACACATCCCGGACCAGCGTGTTCGCCGGCTCGCGCACCCAGGTCTTGCGTTGCGGCGAGTGACCCCTGGTCTAGTGCGCGAGGTGTTAGCCGAGCCTTGCGGATTCAAGAACCTCACCGAAGGCGATGCCGAGGCCTTGGTTGACAGCCTTGCCGACGAGGTATGGCTAGTCCGACGGGCACCGGACGGAAGTTTGCACCACCAGCCCGAAGTGCGGCGAACGATGTTGTCCCAGATGGCCCAAGACCCTCGGCAGCGAGACAAAATACGCGCCATCCACGAACGCGCGGCCGCCTGGTACAACCCTCGCCCATCGCTGAGCGATGAGACCACTCCGGACGCCATAGAGGCCTTTTATCACCGAATGATGCTCGAAACGGGGGACCCTCCTGTCGTACAAGGAGCTTGGCAAGCCGAGGCGGCAAAGAAGAGACAGCACGACGAACGGTTCGTCCGCGAACTCGGTGAGAGCGTGAGGGAGATGGCCCCTAAGGTCGAGGCCCAACTTCGCCTGTTACGAGGCGATGAGATCACACGATACCAAGCCTCCCTCCTGCCAGCTGACCTTTGGCACGAGCACGTCCGTACGCAAGGTGCCGCTCTGCTGCAAGTTGGCGACGCCGCAGGAGCTGTTGAACTATTCCGGAGCCGGGAGTGGGACAGATACCAGGGCGGCCCGACCTGGCTCGCGCAGGCATATTGCGAGGCTGCCCGGTGGAACGAATACGCAGCCGAGACGGCCGGAATGTCCTTGCGTTGGGAGCGATACGACTGCGTGAACAGACTCGTGTCGGAGAATGCCACTCTTCGGGACGAGATGTCGACCACGCGTTCCTTCGGAGGTTCAGACCGCGAGGGGGCATTCACCATGACGTTCATGGCCGCGCTGGCCCGCGCCGCCACGGGCAAATCCCTCCATGAGCTTCACGAGCCGCTGTTCGACATTTCAATCCCGCCGCAGCCGCAATTCCCGGTCGACCAACTTCGTCAGTACCTAGTCCATCGACTCACTGGCGCACCGCTTGGAAGTCGACCAAATTCAGCCATCGTCGTGGCGGACATCGCCGGCCTATTTGTGCCTGATCCGCAAGTGATGCGCGGTTTCATGCCCCTGCTGCCCGATGCCTCCGAGGAACTGCTCCGAATAGCCGATGAACTGGAGGGTCTCGCTGAGCGCGGTCGAAGGACGAGTTCAGGCGACGGCCGCGCTCCCAGGACTCATGACCTGCTTGGTAACTACTCATCCGACGTTGCCGAGCGACTCCGTGGTAAGTCCCGCCTCTTCGACTCCCAGCTCAACGCGAATGCACTCCGTGCTCTGCGAGGAGACAACCCTGAGCTGCGCCCCGCCATCAGATACGAACTCTTCCGCGTCAGACCAAACAACGGATGGCTGAAGACGCTTGGAGAGCTCGCAATAGAGGTGCTACCCATCCCGCCAGTCGATCTACAGCCCGATTCCCTCCCGCTCATGACTGACCCCACGGCGCGGACTTGGCTCGTCACACTTGTTGACTATGTTGACCGATCTCGATGCACTCACGAGTTTCTCCGCGAAGTGCAGCAGCGACATCCGCAACCAGCCCAGCTAGACACAATCGTTAATGCGTTCAGCAACTGGAGCGACGCCCACTCGGCGCTCCTCCTTCGCCCCGAACTACGAGGTCTCGCCAAGTAG
- a CDS encoding UvrD-helicase domain-containing protein — protein MRAVTFASLTPDQQRFVQYPTSRHVAGIGAPGSGKTLVLVHRARFLIELGYEPERIRLVTYTNALEDYIRAGLREFGLPEDMVISYDALMRELHQDLTGKRVRIPKELSEDERHNFVRDAVGSLVEDRMTGSLFPPKARWDAVFVDEAQDLSASDIITLSRLSRHVTVVLDARQQLYERGAPADQILNALDLRFETSTFLSTFRCSRAVTAIAAAVAVDAEDRAALPRTVGIARNEITSRRVLASDRAVEDEFFHSALRARMSETQSIAVLLPTNFYAYGLAKALREAGFDVEDKKSLDMTTSAVKVLTYHSAKGLSFDSVFLPRLYESEFARAGRQNRTGLLFVGLTRATTYLFLSTLKGKEIREWREFDAVTENHLETIDATAPPVGAVAAALPTTDVDDYYDDFL, from the coding sequence ATGAGGGCGGTCACTTTCGCATCCCTGACGCCGGACCAGCAGAGGTTCGTCCAGTACCCGACGTCGCGCCATGTTGCGGGAATCGGTGCGCCTGGGTCCGGCAAAACCTTGGTTCTCGTCCACCGGGCCCGATTCCTCATTGAGCTGGGGTACGAACCCGAGCGCATTCGCCTGGTCACGTACACCAACGCCCTTGAGGACTACATTCGAGCCGGTCTGAGGGAGTTCGGCCTCCCCGAGGACATGGTCATCAGCTACGACGCGCTGATGCGTGAATTGCATCAAGACCTGACGGGCAAGAGAGTCCGAATACCAAAGGAGCTGAGCGAAGACGAGAGGCACAACTTCGTTCGGGATGCCGTGGGGTCACTCGTCGAAGACAGGATGACGGGAAGCCTCTTTCCTCCCAAAGCCCGCTGGGATGCTGTCTTCGTCGACGAGGCACAGGACCTGAGCGCCTCTGACATCATCACCCTCTCGAGGCTGAGTCGACACGTCACAGTCGTGCTGGACGCCCGTCAGCAGTTGTACGAACGAGGGGCTCCCGCGGATCAGATCCTCAACGCGTTGGATCTGCGATTCGAGACTTCAACCTTCCTTTCCACCTTCCGGTGCTCGCGGGCCGTTACCGCGATCGCCGCGGCAGTTGCCGTCGATGCCGAGGACCGGGCCGCCCTGCCGCGTACTGTGGGTATCGCCAGGAACGAGATCACGTCCCGCCGAGTGCTCGCTTCCGACCGCGCCGTAGAGGACGAGTTCTTCCACTCAGCACTCCGCGCCCGCATGAGCGAGACGCAGAGCATTGCCGTCCTGCTGCCGACCAACTTCTATGCCTATGGGCTGGCCAAGGCCCTCCGCGAGGCCGGATTCGATGTTGAGGACAAGAAGTCGCTGGACATGACGACGAGCGCGGTCAAGGTGCTCACCTATCACAGCGCAAAGGGCCTGTCCTTCGACTCGGTGTTCCTCCCTCGGCTCTACGAATCGGAGTTCGCACGCGCCGGGCGGCAGAACCGCACCGGGCTCTTGTTCGTCGGCCTGACCCGCGCGACGACATATCTCTTCCTGAGCACCCTCAAGGGCAAAGAGATTCGGGAATGGCGTGAGTTCGACGCCGTCACCGAAAACCACTTGGAGACGATCGACGCCACCGCGCCACCCGTCGGCGCCGTCGCCGCCGCTTTGCCTACCACCGACGTGGACGACTATTACGACGACTTCCTCTGA